The Passer domesticus isolate bPasDom1 chromosome 31, bPasDom1.hap1, whole genome shotgun sequence genome has a window encoding:
- the LOC135287874 gene encoding uncharacterized protein LOC135287874, which yields MVLSRYLLLLFLVALPAQNAQSAPAAGQGAVVDTESALSAPERGADTVLTPSWYLKRMNDDKVPEEFPEGLPDVPEELLAALHEAPSETDSETVPETLAVEESDIVPGSHEKREPIEDTRTLAEPEEYSGSSGGQKAETAGHCDPSKYYILVGTVAASALLLLGAVSGYLVMHQLLRRDRRSQEDKEATAQDCDSSWESSGQPRGEAESGEGVGSGERVQGNGFRDSCRLFPELFAAELAQLYKNMSADPSPLPTCSFCALADNASSQDHWISLESPQPTASSCPSYQYQQDYYLLEDDD from the exons atggtcctgagccgctacctcctgctgctctttctcgtggccctgccagcccagaatgcccagagtgctccagcagctgggcagggagcag ttgtggacacagagagtgctctttcagcccctgagcgaggggcagataccgtgctgactccgagctggtacctcaagc ggatgaacgatgacaaggttcctgaagagttccctgaaggattgccggatgttccagaggagctcctggcagccttgcatgaagccccatctg agacagattctgagactgtaccggagaccttagctgtggaagaaagtgacattgtgccaggctcacatgaaaaaagagaaccaatagaggacaccaggacacttgctgagcctgaggaatattcag ggtcatccggtgggcaaaaagccgagactgctggacactgtgacccgagcaagtactacatcctagtagggacagtagcagcctcagctttgcttctgcttggggcagtgtctggctatctagtcatgcatcagctgctgaggagagacag gaggagccaggaggacaaagaggcaacagcACAGGACTgtgactcttcctgggaaagcagtggtcagcctagaggtgaagcagagtcaggagaaggagtgGGAAGCGGCGAGAGAGtccaaggcaacgggttcagggacagctgccgcctgtttcctgagctctttgcagcagagctcgcccagttgtacaagaacatgagcgcagacccgtcacctctgcccacctgctccttctgtgctctggctgacaatgCCTCTTCacaggaccactggatttccctggagtcacctcagcccacagcatcctcttgcccctcctaccaataccagcaggactactatctcttagaggatgatgattag
- the LOC135287911 gene encoding zinc finger protein 541-like, giving the protein MLLSGGPPTAQGHPLADYHYAGSDRWTPEEKEAFQKAFHTYGKDFHLIQKQIPSKTVAQCVEYYYCWKKEQKLASSTLAQGV; this is encoded by the exons atgttgctctcagGGGGtcctccaacagctcaaggccatcccttggctgattatcattacGCAG gctctgatagatggacacctgaggagaaggaggccttccaaaaggctttccacacctacggcaaggatttccatctcatccagaagcag atcccaagtaagaccgtggcacagtgtgtggagtattactactgctggaaaaaagagcagaaacttgccagcagcactcttgctcag ggagtttga